AAATCAGGTCGCAGATGAAAGATTAACAGCTATTTGACATAGACAAAACTCTCACAAATAGATGGTCAATGGTTTTAAACTTGGCAGCACAAAACACGTACACAGTTAAtttactcccttttttttttttttctttatttttgtagtTCTTCGATAACGCCAACTTCTAATAATATTGTGTGGTGGCTTCGGCCTTTAACTTCGCCGTGCCTCAGAAATCCATAAAGCGATTTGACTGAGAATTGTTATGAAGCTGGCGTTTCCATCTCCCATCATAATTTGGCCATGTTCTGTCCGTTAGCCACTGCTATGCATTCGCTAGCAATTCTTTGAGGATGACACCTTATCTCTCTTTTGCTGGGACAAAGGAACATGTATAATGTGCGCAGTGAGCATTTACCACATCAAATATCTGACCAAAAATAGGCCAGCTTTTCGTCGGTCGATCCCCTAAAATGATATTAAGCCACCCCACATTTAAAAATATCGCTAGTCGCCAGAACACCCCACCGAATATGTCCAAAAAATTAGAGCCTTTTCTAAGTtgcctgttttttttttttttttttttttacttcatacTATAATGTCCTAATCAACTTATTTCCTTGAAGTTTCTGTGTTATAAAGAATCTCCATCACCATTTCGCCAGAAGAGCGGTATTCATAGTGGTAGAATTATTGATCCTGAGGCTACCGTCTTCTTACTCCTAGCTACATATTGATTTTTACTAGATCAGGTAGCTAGAAACCACCACCGATAGTCGTAGTGTCCAGAACCAATCTGACTAAAGAGAGAGTTCTTTCTCTCCTTATTTGACCAAGGAGGTATGAAGGTAGCAGGCACCAGTACTAAAAGAGACAAAAGATGGCGGTATAGTAGAAATTCATGTGTAAACAGTGATAGATCTTTATCGGTatacaaaataacaataaaaataaatatatactaaaATTCAGAAGTATAGACATAATAAAATAACTCATAGAACGCTATAAGGAGGAAGAAATTCTTGATTAATTTGCGAAAGCAAAAAGTCCGGCTATAATCTGAACGTCACCAACTGAGCTTGAATAATTTgatttctcctcctttctcaAGCACTCTCCCGTATAGTATGGAATCGATGGTAATTTTTCACCAGATTGTACATGAGAAAGGCGGCAGGACCAATCAGTAtaatagaattaggttatagggacacatgtttgggacacttttgagtaagtgtcatatttatgctaaaacttaaaaacacatctactaatgtctaaatataaagcccaatccaaccaaaaataaaagattactctactcaacccaccacaccagtccatttgacccgaatacaaatagaaaagaaaaaaaaaaaaagaaaaatcaattacaatattttcttttctcttcactcaatccactgaaattctagacgaagagcctttactgtcgtcctcctccgccaccgcagccaacgagatagagtttcgacggttgctaaatgcttaaataagtattggtaaattagcagcactcttttaggttatagcgacactctttaactgtcactatatatctagcgaccccacatatagcaacactttttaaaagtgtcggtaattttagctagcagcatttttttgacatgtacctatatttaaaagtgtcgctatagaccgtttttgttatagtgaaTACCCATTTTATATAAAGTTCAGATTGACTTCCCATCAAAGTTTGATTaggattttatttaatttaattaaatagatGAGAAAGGGATAAGATATACCATATAAAGTAGTGCCATATCTATTAGGATTGACCTTATctataataaaactaaatttaaatatgattaattgggccacaattATGAAAATCCTAACAAATAGGCTTCATGatgttattaatttaaaaagcaattaaaagattaaatctaTTAGTGGatccaaatctaattaacaagCATAAGTTTTTTAAGTTGATTGAGTTCCATTAGGGCTTAAGCTGAGCCAAAACTCTCTAGAATATGTTAATCATGTAAGGAGAGTTTTCAAAGTGTTAAAGGAAAACAAACTAGAATAAGTTTTCCACATCTATTGATGCTAAGCAGTAAGTCCTGTTGAGCTAGATATCGGAGCAAATTATCAAATAACAACTAATTCAGCATGTGAATGTTCTTATGTGGTTGAAAgtaaagagtttgatttttgcttcTTCAAAAGTCACAGCATCTATAGATTGGTGTAATAGCTTATTTACTTATGAGATGATTTTTGCTTCTTCAAAATTTCTTAAGTAAGAACTGCCGAACAAGATGTTCATATATCCCACCAGGGCCTAGAGTCCATACATTCCCTTAACCTTGATGcaacatgtttacaatctattcttttacttttagggtgcgtttggttcacgctatctctttaagattcctaataatctaatatgaataaaaaaatatgacggtgtttggctaaacgcactaagtaatctagttggtaatattggatttacttgggaatgagattcatcccaaacTACTAATCTTATTttcttgagggagggtgggtatcctcatattaatagattgggataattataatatgtctaatctctttcttcaCCCTACCCGCTGATtagttggttttatttttctttatgctCCAACCTCATATCTTTCTCCAAACTTAtccttttctctctaaactttaactatttttctctctctcaactaagctctctctccccctctttttctaatatatcaactctctcactccctataatctcgactctatttttcttcctatttctttaattatattctttctctctctaatctatgttctcttttccttttttctaaaaagatgttgaaattttttatggcattatctaaaattaattaaaaaataaataaattaattgtatatttttttgtaaacttaaataacatgactaaataatatgaccgtgcgaaccaaacacagcaatgccacattcttagtaatatgatgaataggaataagattctcggacatctttttattgctagtaatctttcatagtgcgaaccaaacgcaccctaattaAGTCAATTCCACCAATCTTGGGCCTATGTATCTCAAATTTCAATTAATTACTAGCTTCACCATCCTTGAATATTAGCTATATTTGATATATAGCCCAAATTTCTTGTGCCCTTCTTATTAACCAAATCATTACGTACAAATCATATGTAACTTCAACACTAATGTCATGACAAATGCATCATACATGCGTATACAAGTTACTGTCACCAACTAATTATACAACATCGATCAAACAATTAATATTCACATAGTCCTTGCTTACACATAACAAAGTGCAAGGATATCCACATAATATTCCTTCAAATGAAATCTCACCAATTAGTTAATTTAGCTGTAGGCTCGTGCCATGCACTAGATCTAAACATTAATATTCATGTCTCCAAATTAAATTACTGCAATTTATCAAATCAAGGTCggaacaaataaattaaaaacatgCAACATATATGCAAGTGAATCGATCAACCACACTCatttgtatttttcatttgcCTACACATGAAacttgataaatatatatatatatcacttttAGTGAACTACAAAAGTGCTACAAGGATCGTCGACGTCCCTTTCCTTCACTATGAATCGATAAAATCTATGAACACGGTTTCGGGGAATCATGTGACAGCAATACGCGAACTCTTCGTCATTCATGACGTCGTTCGCTGCGAACTTATACGCTAGCTGTTTGATCAGATCCTGCGAAATTCGATACCTCAGTGTTAGTTATTTCGGTTACTAAATAAAACAGCTAGACTATGAAGTTGCACATTTTAGTgaatttaattaaagttttacGAGAATCGACGTCTCTTTCGTTACAATATGAATCGATATGATAGATACGGTCTCAGAGAGTCGTGTGGCAGCATAATGCAAACTTTTCGTCATTCATGACGTTCGCATCGAACTTACGCACTAGCTGTTTGATCGTATCCTGCGCGCGAAACTTGATCCCTCGAACAAATATAGTATTAATTGTTTCGATTACTAAAAAACTAACTAATGTTTCTATGTTTGTTTCCAGTTGTTTAAAGCCTGCAACTTACTCTTAAAATACTCCAAGAATTTAGAACATGTCCTCCTGAAAAGAGGTGGGGACAAGGAATATGATCCAAACAACATCACAATTTAGTTGTTGGGTCGTAGCATGCAATAATTTTCATTGCTCTTTCCTGGATACAATGCGCAACAAAGCTTGAAGAACATTccttttaattactttttataatGAAATTCCATTTTCAGTGCATTTGGTTAATTTCCCTAGAAGAAGCTAGTTGTAAAGCATTAATTCTAGGGTGGAGTTTAATAAGAAACAATTCCATGAAATTAttttgtgtatatatgtatctgaaattttggttggtattaattaattagatgcgAATCAAATGATCTAACCATTCGCAATCTTATTTTTAACTGGAACAATTTTCATGGCACTTTTATATGCAAAGAAAATGAAAACCGGTGCACTAATATCATGAGTTCAATGATAGATGCTTGCCGAGTTAATTTGAATGTTGGAACGAGTAACTTTGTGATAACTCAAGTAGTGTTGGAATATTCTTATTATCTCTTTTTAACCTAgttgtttgattttagtatAATACAAAGTAcgcattttcaaaataatatgcTCCACCTACAAAGCATCATCTTATtataaaaaagatgaaaatgaCTAGAGGGCGCGCCTAAACAGCGTTGAGAGAGAAGaaacgaattttttttttttataaataatcctattgatttttataattaaaaaaataatttttttaaaaaaataattataaaaatagacctctaaatgcagtgaatgattcaccgcattcataactcctcattaggagtagaaaatagagtaaaagcggtgaaccattcaccgcttttaccatggtagaaatataaaaagaagtgagaaaaagaaagaaagcagtgaatggtttaccgcttttacaggaccatatttatatataaaaatttaacaagtctatttttagaataaaaatttggaaaaagatTATTGTACTAAAAAACCCGAGAAGAAACACAAAGACGAAAAGAGATCGAGATATGTGAAGAGCAAAGTTCTTCgacaaatacaaaaatattattaatcaactcTAAGAACTAATTACATTAACTAACACCACATCTATATATAGGGTTGATACATGAATCCTATAATAATTGaagataataaattctaatatatttttaaacctGAAACAATcagaaataacaaaataatcagatgtaaaatagaaaaaaatacaaaatttttcgaaaataacttaaaaatacaaaaacgaATGCctaaattattgaattttagtttCAGTCTCTATCAGAACGATTTTAATTACCATCTGACGCGTAGATTTCAAAAAGTGTATTCTGAATTAGAGTTGTATATTAAAAATGGACATCTAAATGAAAAGTTATGATCGTACGTTTAAAGATTTTTCGTGCTAGTCCTAAAAATTGCCAAACCCAACCAAATTTTCGGCCTTGCTTGGATGAgtcatgtttttttaaaaaaaaaactctaacaTTTGCCACtgaattctttttttaatttaactttccGACATTCAATAATTACATTCCCATGAGTAACAAGAGGTATATGTTAAACAAGATGTTCATACATATATTCAACTACGTACTGTAAACTAACTAGATTTTATTTATAACCAAAATTCTTCTACCACAACATTAATTTATACTGAAACTAAGGAAGGATGATGCCAAGCTACTAAATAAAGATCTTTAAGTTTATGAATATCATAAAATGTCAcctttgtatatattatatacccGCACAAAGTACGTGAACATGAATGTACTAATTAGAAATCAAGCTATATACATCCACCAAAAAATgaatgagtatatatatatagtatatatattattgtccATTTCTCCAAAATTTCATCTTCAAGTAAATAGCATGACATATAAAGTTGATTGTGATAGttgatcattttattttatttactttcatTGGTGCAACAATCTAGCTAACATAAGTATTGCAACTAGGCCATTAGAGCATTAATCCCTTATTTAGTTAAAGTCTCTttcataatttgataaaaaaactaCTCATATTTGTTGCTGTCACCTGAGACTGATGCGAATCATCCGTCATTCACGACGCGAGAGGAAGTTTATGTGTCCAACTTAACAGGAACTATCAGATACCCATTAAATCCATCGTTAACGTTGTTTTGAGATTCAGACGTTTCACATGATAGATGATGAATTCGATACCCTCGTGCCGTattacactacaacagaattaggttatagaaacacatatttggaacacttttgagtaagtgtctcatttatcctaaaacttaaaaaaatatctactaatgcctaaatataaagcccaatccaaccaaaaataaaagattactctactcaactcaccacacccagtccatttggcccgattataaacagaaaaaaaaagaaaagaaaaatcaattaccatcttttcttctctcttcactcaatccactgaaattctagacgaagagcctttcttgtcgtcctccttcgccaccgcagtcaacgagatagagtttcggcggttgctaaatacttaaataagtgttggtaaattagcagcactcttttaggttatagcgacacactttaactgtcactatatacctaacgaccccacatataacaacactttttaaaagtgtcggtaattttagctagcagcacttttttgacatgtacctacatttaaaagtgtcgctatagactatttttgttgtagtataATTAGGCTCATTAGATTTTTGTTGCTCTTGTGTATAAGGCCTGCAAAAGGATTGTATTAACCCTAAGAGCGCATTTGAGTTGACTTTCGAACTGTGAGAGTAGCAGGGACAAAGAAAAGAGGACAacgataatttttttatatgtaattaacATGAGAATTTATCGTTGTTGCTGCATACATAGGGAGCAATGATTAATTTGAGCATCGtttcatttctttttaataaaattttctctaACTTATTTCTGATGTTACTAATCTTGGAATTATCGGCCAACTAAGGCAATTTAATTAGTCGTTTCGTGCTTAGTAAAATGTATTaactaattataaatataagcCAATTAACTTATCACTGAAAAAGAACAAATTTACATTGGCATGCACTTGGTAAACTCATTTTAAACAAATATAATCAAGGCTGTAACATATGAAGTTTCATGTGTGCCTCCAATTAAAACTCAATtattcgcaaaaaaaaaaaaaaaaaaaaaaaatccccacttggatactaaattattttacatcatcatcatatatattattctgCGGAATTGTGGATACTATGAAGCGTGAATTGTAGTTAACGGTTATAAAGTGGGCAATTAAAAGAAAACTTAAACTTGAAAGAATATATGGTAAGTAAATTTTTTGATAACTCAATTTTAGAAAGAACAAACTTTCAAGGGTgtcccaaaattttttttaaaaaaaaagatgttggaTGCTCATTTATagtattgttgtttttttttttttcttttcgtttggTTAGACGAAAAAATTGCAGCCACAGAATGTGGGAGCGCATGATGCGTGTTGTTTTTAGCCATAactttttttggcttttttatttttttaaaaaaaatatgttatcATGTATTCAGCCAATGTGCATCACAAATCAACCAACAATACTAACATTAAAGAACTCGTAGAACAGCGTATCCAATAACATAAAATTTACATTCAAAATGTAAGAattataataacaataataataccAAACAAGCCTAACAGTGTCTACTTCAAATTTAGGAAGTGGCTTATAATCGTGGGACCCTTCAATATTCTAACTTCACCCTCATAATtatgtttttgttgttgtttttttttttaggaatagatagcacgctatccactttatttatttcatttagaaataaatgtagctagaaatgtgaatcaactagaattcgaacttgagtctcgggtaccaaccgccaagccttttgccacttactctagggacggtctgttgttgttgttgttgttgttgttgttgttgttgtttataCAGATACCTTTTTCTATAGACtagttatatattatacaaaaaaagAATTTCGGAGAAgaaattattctatttttaaacATGCACGCAGGAGATCAAACCTCCGAtttgaaaaagcaaaaaaaaaaaaaaaaaaaatcaatgaggAGTTTCTCATTTAAGTTTATTGGGTCTCTTTTAAATCCAATCGTTCAATATATTATGATTgaaaaaatcttttaatttgaaCAAATTAAGGTTTAGTGACGAAATGTCCCAACGAGAATTCATTGAGGAGCCTCTCGTTGGATTGGATACCCACCGACCTCTTGATAAAAAAGAGCATCAACCAATTGCAGTAAATAGTGATGTGATGCACCCAATCAGGCAAGTGTAGAGCAAATTAAGATATCAAAAGAGTTAAAAATGATGTTCCCCTCACTCAGCCCATTTGGGATTTGGCCGTGCTCTGTGTCGAAAAGGACAAGAGGAAATGGGATCCATCCTCCCCCAGATGAAAGCATTAACCTTCGCTGAGCCAAATGGCGCGACACTATAACTAGCTCTGATGAGTTGGGTGGTGGGGGCTTTTGGGGAAGTGCATGCTTTCGCAAAGGCAAAGCGTAGGTGTAGACCCACCACCCAATTAATGTCTCCTGGGCCCTATCTGCATCACCACCACCCTCACCCTCACCACCAAAAACTCCAGCTTCAACTCCTTCCCAAGCTAGAAGAAGGATCTGAAGCCTATGCTGCTGTTAATGGCCTCCTCCTACAATCCAATGATGCTGAAGATGaagctgaagaagaagaagaagaagaagaggaaggaaaggaCGCCCATCATGTTAACAATGGCTTAATGTTCCtcaagaggaagaaggagagctGCGGCTACTCCTACTCCCACGACTACCATAATTTCCTCTGTAAAAGTAGTGCATTGTTGGCTCCTCCCTCCTCTTTCCCCACATGGATGCCGCCGGAAATTGAATGGCGCGAACGCAAGAAACCCCGAGCGTGCGGCGGCAGCAACGGCGAGCCGGCGATGCTGCAGTTCCGCAGGGAGGTGGAGAAGCTCCAGCGGATGGTCCGGGCCTCGGAGGAGGCCTGCCCTGTCGCGCTGTCGCGGTTCGAAGGCGAGGAGGACGGCGGCGGCAGCGTGCGGCTGGTGCAGCTGCTGATCGCCTGCGCGGAGGCCGCCGCCTGCCGCGACCGCGCGCAGGCGTCGGCGCTGCTGCGCGAGCTGCAGTCGGCGGCGGTGGTCCACGGCTCCGCCTTCCAGCGCGTGGCCTCCTGCTTCGTGCAGGGGCTGTCGGACCGCCTGGCGCTGGTGCAGCCGCTCGGCGCCGTCGGCATCgtgggggcggcggcggcttcctccgccgccgccggcgatgGCTATGGCGATGGGGGGCTGCGGGCGCGGCGGGAGGAGGCGCTGGGGCTGGCGTACGAGGTGTGCCCGTACATGCAGTTCGGGCACTTCGCGGCGAACGCGGCCATGTTGGAGGCCTTCGAGGGAGAAAGCGTGGTGCACGTGGTGGACCTGGGGATGACCATGGGCCTGCCCGGCGGCCACCAGTGGCGCGGCCTGCTCGACGGCCTCGCCCGCAGGCAGCCGCCGAATCTGCCGCGGCGCGTGCGCATCACGGGCGTCGGCTTGGGGGGAGCTGCTGTTGAGCGGATGCGGGAGATCGGAGAAGGGATCGTGGAGGGGCTGCGGGCGGAGCAGCTGCGGGTGGAGCCCGGGGAGGCGCTGGTGGTGAACACCGTGCTGCAGCTGCACTGCGTCGTGAAGGAGAGCCGCGGCGCCCTCAACGCCGTCCTGCAGACCATCCACCGCCTCTCCCCGcgcctcctcgtcctcgtcgaGCAGGATTCCAGCCACAACGGCCCCTTCTTCCTCGGCAggtcttaattaattaaacaaactCATTCATCCTTTCATTTACTACTTAATTTCTACTACTaatactactattattattattattactattaatttATTCTCCTCTAAATTAGGAATTTAATTTGCTGGGGTTCATTCTTGCTGCTAGTTTGATCGATCCTGACTTTATTGCTGTTTTTAACAGCAGCAATCTTAATTCGTTCGGTTCACACGAATTTGCGTCCTAATACAACACGAAGCACAACCACACCATTTCTATGCGAAATCAGAAGctccaaattaatatttttatatgcacACATGTGATGCGGTTTGTAGCCCATTCACACCACTGGACCAAATAAATATAGATTCTAAGTTTCAAATACGGAAGTCGCATGTAGGTACTTTTGATTGTGCTGTAGAAGCAAATACTTAATAACAGTtaacatatataaattatatatagagttcgattattatactatcgatagtatcaagttCTGGACACTATCGAGTTtattaccattagatctacctattgatcatttccatccgtcaGATTATATTTTtgaaccaaccatccactcaatcgTAAGAGATTgatcactattattctaatcgGAGATTACTATCATCTTTACTGCACATTCCGTAATCCAATGACCGAAAATCTATaaacaccaataacttgatactttaaaggatatagaagctcaattttacatatatatatatatatatatatatatatatatatatatatatagtaggctggtatgcttatggaagcacggagccctctgtgcttccactttgttttcgatgttcggactttcaaattgacgatcggctccgttagagttgatctagagtatttgaagtacctaaaaaataaattttgtgatttttcgatatcatttgcctagtgatccaagtggctcaaaatcaataattttaatggccgtggtgagccggttgcaagtttaacggtgtagaaatatccaaatcgcatgaaattttgatagaaaattctttatgccatataaaacaagatcaataactttgatctaaaattttaatgtcatatcatcatattttgtaagatttttattttcagccgttgattttgagccacttcgatcactaggcaaatgatatcgaaaaatcgcaaaatttattttctagatacttcaaatactctagatcaagtctaacggagccgatcatcgattcgaaagtccgaacatcgaaaacaaagtgaaagcacggagcgctccgtgcttccataaacATCCTAGCggcacactctctctctctctctctctctctctctctctctctctctctctctctctatatatatatatatatatatatatatatagcgctTCTCTTGGTACTGCCGGTTCAAAACGTTTCCTTGTGTACGCCTCGTGGTGAATATAGAAATAGTGCCACAGCCGGTTTTGTCCCTTTACTTCACAGCATTATTATTTAGGTCCAACTGCAGTCAAGCTCAAAAAATCTATCTGTAATTATGCTTAAATTATATTGTAACTGGACCTGCAGATAATGATGCAATTTATATTTCCAACTATATATGTCCATACAATACAAAATTGGAAATGTAGCGATTAGAAAAGGTAATACCATGTTAGAAATAACTTtatctgaaataaaaaatttacaactaGAGATACGGATCTCTAGTTGCAAAACAGTCCATGCGTAAACTTTTGGAGATAAACAGTCTGTCTCTCTTTCTGTACCAATGTTGGATTGTTTTCCTGCAGGTTCATGGAGGCGCTGCACTACTACTCGGCGATCTTCGACTCGCTGGACGCGGCGCTGCCCAAGTACGCCACGAAGCGGGCGAAAGTGGAGCAGTTCCACTACGCCGAGGAGATCAAGAACATCGTCAGCTGTGAGGGCCCGGCCCGGGTGGAGCGGCACGAGCGCCTCGACCAGTGGCGCCGCCGAATGAGCCGCGCGGGGTTCCAGCCCGTGCCGCTCAAGATGATGGCGCAGGCGAGGCTCTGGCTCGCCGACGCCAAAAAGAAGTTCTGCGACGGTTACACCGTCGCAGAGGAGAAGGGGTGCTTAGTTCTCGGGTGGCAGTCGAAGCCCATAATAGCAGTCTCATGCTGGAAATGCTAAGTATATCTAAGAATCACTAATCAATGGAGCTcacaaaattacttttttaagcAGCAATAAATTAAGTAGTTTTGATCATCACCATCAgtttggagcaaagaggctgAGGTGAGAATTTAAAGAATAAGGAGCTCtctatctatacatatataaataaataaNaacctcactatatatatatatatatatatatatatatatatatatatatatatatatatatatatatatatatgattatgcaTGATAAGTTTgtgtttttataaatatatttagaataaaGGACTGCTACTTTGCCAGCCACAATTTGCATTTTgccaaaaaggaagagaaaaagtcCCTTTTTATCCTCAAATTTTGAGGGGGATAATATTTTGATTCTGATGTGatactaatataataatacGATATCTTAATTATTGTGGTATCATCAACCACAAGGTCCACAACACTACACCATAACAAGGCAACATTTAATTatactgtaaaataaaattacaactatctaaaataatttgagctaaaaattataataaattaaaatttaaagaatcaaaataaacACCGGCATCCTGGACCTAAAGTGTAACTTAGCCAACTTTTGGTTCCAAAATGGTAGCTTACCAGGTGTCATCCATGGCAAGGGATATCTAAAATAGAATACATGCACCGATAAATAAATAACACGGTATTATCAATAttaattcatataattttttttttctcaactgcATATCAGAAAGGAAGAGCTATTAATCACAAAATAATTAAGCGTAAAAGATAAAACCATGGATAGTAAAGTACAAATACACTAaaccaaagagaaaaaaaaagaaaaacaaaaacaaaaacaaaaacaaaatcatcAAAGGCTCGTGTATGATGGTCAAATGAGAACCAAACATTAAGAATATCACACCATACACATTTACTACCACAATTCCCTTTTCTCAGGCTTATATAAAGAGCTGCAAGTGAAGTAACCCTTGCTCAGGAAAATAGCGGCGGGCTTTGAAAGTGAGAATTGGAGGTgatcaaatcaaatttcaattcaaagaattggtttgaatttgggtttgatttggtttCCTCCAATATCTCACCTTCAACTGCTCATCATCTGAAggttggaaagaaaattttcagCAATGATAAGCTACAATTATGTTTCCATGTTTTAGCATAAATTGTCAAATCACAAGATTTGAATATGAGAATTGAAGGAAATTGAATCCATTTCAATCT
This DNA window, taken from Ananas comosus cultivar F153 linkage group 5, ASM154086v1, whole genome shotgun sequence, encodes the following:
- the LOC109710428 gene encoding DELLA protein RGL1-like — translated: MSWVVGAFGEVHAFAKAKRRCRPTTQLMSPGPYLHHHHPHPHHQKLQLQLLPKLEEGSEAYAAVNGLLLQSNDAEDEAEEEEEEEEEGKDAHHVNNGLMFLKRKKESCGYSYSHDYHNFLCKSSALLAPPSSFPTWMPPEIEWRERKKPRACGGSNGEPAMLQFRREVEKLQRMVRASEEACPVALSRFEGEEDGGGSVRLVQLLIACAEAAACRDRAQASALLRELQSAAVVHGSAFQRVASCFVQGLSDRLALVQPLGAVGIVGAAAASSAAAGDGYGDGGLRARREEALGLAYEVCPYMQFGHFAANAAMLEAFEGESVVHVVDLGMTMGLPGGHQWRGLLDGLARRQPPNLPRRVRITGVGLGGAAVERMREIGEGIVEGLRAEQLRVEPGEALVVNTVLQLHCVVKESRGALNAVLQTIHRLSPRLLVLVEQDSSHNGPFFLGRFMEALHYYSAIFDSLDAALPKYATKRAKVEQFHYAEEIKNIVSCEGPARVERHERLDQWRRRMSRAGFQPVPLKMMAQARLWLADAKKKFCDGYTVAEEKGCLVLGWQSKPIIAVSCWKC